From the Burkholderia ubonensis genome, one window contains:
- a CDS encoding DUF262 domain-containing protein, with protein sequence MDANAITLLDIFEKKMRLEIPTFQRQYVWRREHQWEPLWEDIARKFSEFIEDRKDAPVHFLGAMVIDQKQTQTGKVERRSVIDGQQRLTTFQIFLAAFRDFCRAEGLDDFAEECDAYVTNKGRMAESEVERFKVWPTLSDRAQFTSVILAGSKAALEAAYPLIREKYARKPLPRPRMVEAYLFFYDQLAEFFKGSEGIPAVAENMPLADRVEECFEALKTALKVVAIDLDREDDAQVIFETLNARGEPLLPADLLRNYIFLRAARQEEAQEKLYEQYWAGFDQIFWREEVTQGRLKRPRSDLFMQHFLASKQARDIPIKHLFVEYKYWIERDKPFLTVEDELIALVNQRDSYRRIAPDSDDQTFSKLAHFLDVFDVSTVYPPLLAMFDRGATDVEALRAAEMLESYLIRRAVCGAETKAYNRIFMGLTRAIRESGPTAKVVYDYLSSLRSATDQWLSDEVFSRAWMSSDIYNVLNNRRLTYILARVSETYRSAKTEVIKFDSQVTIEHVMPQSWIEHWPLQNGLQGVKDAWLRDEETPEILASKRRDNLIHTFGNLTLITGSLNSAIKHGAWVEKRAGILANSVLPINGRLSQYDSWDEATIEQRGHELLERALKIWPRAEPHLIAVPAEAE encoded by the coding sequence ATGGATGCCAACGCAATAACGTTGCTCGATATCTTCGAGAAAAAGATGCGCCTAGAGATTCCCACTTTTCAACGCCAATACGTCTGGCGACGGGAACATCAATGGGAACCGCTTTGGGAAGACATTGCCCGCAAGTTCTCCGAGTTCATCGAAGATAGAAAAGATGCTCCGGTTCACTTCCTTGGAGCGATGGTTATCGACCAAAAGCAGACGCAAACTGGCAAAGTCGAGCGACGTAGCGTCATCGACGGACAGCAGCGACTCACTACATTTCAAATTTTCCTCGCGGCATTCCGGGACTTTTGCCGTGCCGAAGGCTTGGATGACTTCGCCGAAGAGTGCGATGCCTACGTCACGAATAAAGGGCGCATGGCAGAGTCGGAAGTTGAACGTTTCAAGGTTTGGCCAACACTCTCCGATCGAGCTCAGTTCACATCCGTGATTTTGGCTGGATCAAAGGCAGCACTGGAAGCTGCCTATCCGCTGATTCGCGAGAAGTACGCCCGCAAGCCCTTACCTCGCCCCAGAATGGTCGAGGCATATCTGTTCTTCTATGACCAGCTCGCCGAATTTTTCAAAGGCTCCGAGGGGATACCTGCGGTCGCCGAGAATATGCCGCTTGCCGATCGTGTCGAAGAGTGCTTCGAGGCACTGAAAACCGCCCTCAAAGTCGTGGCCATCGATCTTGATCGCGAAGATGATGCTCAAGTTATCTTTGAGACTCTCAACGCGCGCGGCGAACCCCTTCTGCCGGCAGACTTGCTGCGTAACTACATCTTTCTGCGCGCGGCTCGCCAAGAAGAGGCCCAAGAGAAACTTTATGAACAATATTGGGCAGGGTTCGATCAGATTTTTTGGCGAGAAGAGGTAACACAGGGCCGTCTCAAGCGGCCGCGTAGCGACCTGTTCATGCAGCACTTCCTCGCCAGCAAACAGGCGCGCGACATTCCCATTAAACATCTTTTTGTTGAGTATAAATACTGGATCGAACGTGACAAGCCATTTTTGACGGTCGAAGATGAACTGATAGCGCTTGTTAATCAGCGGGATTCGTATAGACGAATTGCACCGGACAGTGATGACCAGACGTTCAGCAAACTTGCACACTTTCTTGACGTATTCGACGTGAGCACGGTCTATCCGCCGCTGCTTGCCATGTTCGATCGAGGCGCCACAGATGTTGAAGCGTTGCGTGCGGCAGAAATGTTGGAAAGCTATCTGATCCGACGCGCAGTGTGCGGCGCGGAAACGAAAGCATACAACCGTATTTTCATGGGCTTGACCCGTGCGATTCGCGAAAGTGGCCCCACCGCCAAAGTCGTGTATGATTATCTTTCATCCCTCCGCAGTGCAACCGACCAATGGTTAAGTGACGAGGTATTTTCTCGCGCCTGGATGAGCAGCGACATTTATAACGTGCTCAACAACCGACGTCTCACCTACATCCTAGCTCGGGTGAGCGAAACCTATCGATCGGCAAAAACTGAAGTTATTAAATTCGACAGTCAAGTCACGATTGAGCATGTGATGCCGCAAAGCTGGATCGAGCACTGGCCGCTTCAAAACGGGTTACAGGGCGTTAAGGATGCCTGGCTTCGTGACGAAGAAACGCCCGAAATTTTGGCAAGTAAACGTCGAGACAATTTGATACACACGTTTGGGAATCTCACGCTAATCACCGGCAGCCTCAATAGCGCGATAAAGCACGGCGCTTGGGTAGAAAAACGCGCTGGCATTCTGGCCAACTCCGTCCTACCGATCAACGGGAGACTATCGCAATACGATAGCTGGGACGAGGCTACTATCGAACAGCGCGGGCACGAACTTCTTGAGCGAGCACTCAAGATATGGCCGCGCGCCGAACCGCATCTGATCGCAGTGCCGGCAGAAGCGGAATGA
- a CDS encoding oxidative damage protection protein has product MARMIQCAKLGKEAEGLDFPPLPGELGKRIYESVSKEAWQGWLKQQTMLINENRLNMADPRARQYLMKQTEKYFFGEGADQASGYVPPTEG; this is encoded by the coding sequence ATGGCTCGAATGATCCAATGCGCGAAGCTCGGCAAGGAAGCCGAAGGTCTCGATTTCCCGCCGCTGCCGGGCGAACTCGGCAAGCGCATCTACGAAAGCGTGTCGAAGGAAGCGTGGCAGGGCTGGCTCAAGCAGCAGACGATGCTGATCAACGAGAACCGCCTGAACATGGCCGACCCGCGCGCGCGCCAGTACCTGATGAAGCAGACCGAGAAGTACTTCTTCGGCGAAGGTGCGGACCAGGCGTCCGGCTACGTGCCGCCGACGGAAGGCTGA
- the argA gene encoding amino-acid N-acetyltransferase: MNSQTDLPPAQSGAANPPAADDSAASHAQFVDWMRSVAPYIHKFRNNTFVVGFGGEVVQQGLLSALVSDIALLQAMGIQIVLVHGSRPQVEEQLNLHGVESEFSHGLRITDARALESAKEAAGEVRLDIEAAISQGLPNSPMAHAHISVVSGNFVTARPVGILDGVDFAHTGVVRKIDAESIRHSLASRKLVLLSPLGFSPTGEAFNLSMEDVASAAAIALRADKIIFLTEAPGIVDDEGELVREMSLDAAAELLDSGNIQGDDAFFLKHAIRACRGGVTRAHLIPQSLDGSMLLELFLHDGVGTMISYENLESLREATPDDVGGILSLIEPLETDGTLVRRGRHQIERDIDHFSVIEHDGVLFGCAALYPYQQEKIGEMACLTVAPEAQGSGDGERLLKRIEQRARARGLTHIFVLTTRTEHWFLKRGFVKVSVDDLPEDRRKLYNWQRKSLVLMKQL; this comes from the coding sequence ATGAATTCCCAAACCGACCTCCCCCCCGCCCAGTCCGGCGCCGCGAACCCGCCGGCCGCCGACGATTCGGCCGCCAGCCACGCGCAGTTCGTCGACTGGATGCGCTCCGTCGCGCCCTATATCCACAAGTTCCGCAACAACACATTCGTCGTGGGATTCGGCGGCGAGGTCGTGCAACAGGGGCTCCTGAGCGCGCTCGTGTCCGACATCGCGCTGCTGCAGGCGATGGGCATCCAGATCGTGCTCGTGCACGGCTCGCGGCCGCAGGTCGAGGAGCAGCTGAACCTGCACGGTGTCGAATCCGAGTTTTCGCACGGGCTGCGCATCACCGATGCGCGCGCGCTCGAATCCGCGAAGGAAGCGGCCGGCGAAGTGCGACTCGACATCGAGGCCGCGATCAGCCAGGGCCTGCCGAACTCGCCGATGGCGCACGCGCACATCAGCGTCGTGTCGGGCAACTTCGTGACGGCGCGGCCGGTCGGGATCCTCGACGGGGTCGATTTCGCGCATACGGGTGTCGTGCGCAAGATCGATGCCGAATCGATCCGCCATTCGCTCGCGAGCCGCAAGCTCGTGCTGCTGTCGCCGCTCGGCTTCTCGCCGACCGGCGAGGCGTTCAACCTGTCGATGGAGGACGTCGCGTCCGCGGCGGCGATCGCGCTGCGCGCCGACAAGATCATCTTCCTGACCGAGGCGCCCGGCATCGTCGACGACGAAGGCGAGCTGGTCCGCGAAATGTCGCTCGACGCGGCCGCCGAGCTGCTCGACTCGGGCAACATCCAGGGCGACGACGCGTTCTTCCTGAAGCACGCGATCCGCGCGTGCCGCGGCGGCGTGACCCGTGCGCACCTGATCCCGCAGTCGCTCGACGGCAGCATGCTGCTCGAGCTGTTCCTGCACGACGGCGTCGGCACGATGATCTCGTACGAGAACCTCGAGAGCCTGCGCGAAGCGACGCCGGACGACGTCGGCGGCATCCTGTCGCTGATCGAGCCGCTCGAGACGGACGGCACGCTGGTGCGGCGCGGGCGCCACCAGATCGAGCGCGACATCGACCACTTCTCGGTGATCGAGCACGACGGCGTGCTGTTCGGCTGCGCGGCGCTGTACCCATACCAGCAGGAAAAGATCGGCGAGATGGCGTGCCTGACCGTCGCGCCCGAGGCGCAAGGCTCCGGCGACGGCGAGCGGCTGCTCAAGCGCATCGAGCAGCGCGCGCGGGCGCGCGGCCTCACGCACATCTTCGTGCTCACGACGCGCACCGAGCACTGGTTCCTCAAGCGCGGCTTCGTGAAGGTGAGCGTCGACGACCTGCCGGAAGACCGCCGCAAACTCTATAACTGGCAGCGCAAGTCGCTCGTGCTGATGAAGCAGCTCTGA
- the hrpA gene encoding ATP-dependent RNA helicase HrpA: protein MSNVPKSPAPTRANAPSAEHPDGAGDARQPEGRTPRAPTGNPQRAPQRERRSEPQAQPQREPQREPQRERRDAPPRESGAPRRERAPRAAVTPNPVPPITFPESLPVSGKRDEIARAIAGHQVVIVCGETGSGKTTQLPKICLELGRGLGAGGTGLIGHTQPRRLAASSTGRRIAEELGTPFGEVVGYKVRFTDNLAPGASVKLMTDGILLAETQTDPLLKAYDTLIIDEAHERSLNIDFLLGYLKQILPKRPDLKLIVTSATIDADRFARHFGSDERPAPVIEVSGRLYPVEVRYRPVAEDRPAVKHAEGTASRDRVKTAREAERDLMDAIVDAVDELCREGSGDVLVFLPGEREIREAAEALRKHHPPHTEILPLFARLSAAEQDKVFKPSNARRIVLATNVAETSLTVPGIRYVVDTGLARVKRYSYRNKVEQLQVESISQAAANQRAGRCGRVADGICIRLYEETDYQARPRFTDPEILRSSLASVILRMKSLHLTAIEMFPFLEPPPGRAIADGYQLLNELGAVDDDNALTPLGRELARLPLDPRVGRMILGARDQQALREVLIIASALSVQDPRDRPIDAQEQADQAHRRFADERSEFLQWLKIWAWFEEAVAHKRSNRQLIDACRQNFLSHLRLREWRDVHSQLLTVVREHGWRLNDAEATYEQIHLALMTGLLGNLGLKADDEPHYLGARGIKFFLWPGSALAKKAGRWVMAAELVETSRLYARCLAKIEPEWIEKVGAHLLKKALSEPHWEKRPAQVSAFERATLYGLPVYHRRRVAFGRQDPARARELFIRGALVEGEFDTKLAFFAHNRKLLADIEQLEHKSRRQDVLVDDELIYAFYDQALPEGIHTGAAFERWYRDEVKKGGQPDDKLRLLYLSRDDLMRHEAAGVTTELFPKRATMAGVEMALTYHFEPGAPRDGVTLAVPLYALNQVDARRCEWLVPGMLKEKVQLLLKSLPQKLRRHCVPLPDYAAGFVERMGRERFGAGGLVEALIADVRAQTQVMMKTGDFKLETLPAHLFMNFKVIDEHGRQLAMGRNLAQLRSELGAQAQQQFQKIAAAATITAGGDADAAPSAAPSAGAGAAPGGKGGGKIGKGAPPQAAAPAEAGATALYENLTTWNFGKLPELLEIRRRGQTLFGYPALVDRGAHCDVEVFDSPEEAARIHRAGLRRLFALQLKEPIKYLEKNLPGLREMAMQYMSLGTQDELRDQLIDTALDRACLQDPLPVDDASFHARRDEGRSRLNLLAQEIARLVGQILAEYAGLAKKLAQAKPFAQAHADLQQQLAALVGKRFVIDTPYVQLAHFPRYLKGIALRIDKLKADPARDAKQFGDLQPLVQQYQRAVSQRGGVADARLAEFRWLLEELRISLFAQELRTPMPVSVKRLHKVWESMQR, encoded by the coding sequence ATGTCGAATGTACCTAAAAGTCCCGCGCCGACGCGGGCCAACGCGCCGTCGGCCGAGCACCCGGATGGTGCGGGCGACGCGCGCCAGCCTGAGGGCCGGACGCCACGCGCGCCGACGGGCAATCCGCAGCGCGCGCCGCAACGCGAGCGACGCAGCGAGCCGCAGGCCCAGCCGCAGCGCGAGCCACAGCGCGAGCCGCAACGAGAACGGCGCGATGCGCCGCCGCGCGAGTCCGGCGCGCCGCGCCGCGAGCGCGCGCCGCGTGCCGCCGTCACGCCCAATCCGGTCCCGCCGATCACGTTCCCCGAAAGCCTGCCCGTGTCGGGCAAGCGCGACGAGATCGCGCGCGCGATCGCCGGTCATCAGGTCGTGATCGTCTGCGGCGAGACGGGCTCGGGCAAGACCACGCAGCTCCCGAAGATCTGCCTCGAACTCGGCCGCGGCCTCGGCGCGGGCGGCACCGGCCTGATCGGCCACACGCAGCCGCGCCGGCTCGCCGCGTCGTCGACCGGCCGCCGCATTGCCGAGGAGCTCGGCACGCCGTTCGGCGAAGTGGTCGGCTACAAGGTGCGCTTCACCGACAATCTCGCGCCCGGCGCGTCCGTCAAGCTGATGACGGACGGCATCCTGCTCGCCGAGACGCAGACCGATCCGCTGCTGAAGGCGTACGACACGCTGATCATCGACGAGGCGCACGAGCGCAGCCTGAACATCGACTTCCTGCTCGGCTACCTGAAGCAGATCCTGCCGAAGCGCCCGGACCTGAAGCTGATCGTCACGTCGGCGACGATCGACGCGGACCGCTTCGCGCGCCATTTCGGCAGCGACGAACGGCCGGCGCCGGTGATCGAGGTGAGCGGGCGCCTGTATCCGGTCGAAGTGCGCTATCGGCCGGTGGCCGAGGACCGCCCGGCCGTGAAGCACGCCGAGGGCACCGCGAGCCGTGACCGCGTGAAGACCGCGCGCGAGGCCGAGCGCGACCTGATGGACGCGATCGTCGACGCGGTCGACGAGCTGTGCCGCGAAGGCTCGGGCGACGTGCTGGTGTTCCTGCCCGGCGAGCGCGAGATCCGCGAGGCCGCGGAGGCGCTGCGCAAGCATCACCCGCCGCACACCGAGATCCTGCCGCTGTTCGCGCGCCTGTCGGCGGCCGAGCAGGACAAGGTGTTCAAGCCGTCGAACGCGCGCCGCATCGTGCTCGCGACGAACGTCGCCGAGACCTCGCTGACGGTGCCGGGCATCCGCTACGTCGTCGACACGGGCCTCGCGCGCGTGAAGCGCTATTCGTACCGGAACAAGGTCGAGCAGCTGCAGGTCGAGTCGATCTCGCAGGCCGCCGCGAACCAGCGCGCGGGCCGCTGCGGCCGGGTCGCGGACGGCATCTGCATCCGCCTGTACGAGGAAACCGATTACCAGGCGCGGCCGCGCTTCACCGATCCGGAAATCCTGCGCTCGTCGCTCGCGTCGGTGATCCTGCGGATGAAGTCGCTGCACCTGACGGCGATCGAGATGTTCCCGTTCCTCGAGCCGCCGCCGGGCCGCGCGATCGCGGACGGCTACCAGCTGCTCAACGAGCTCGGCGCGGTCGACGACGACAACGCGCTGACGCCGCTCGGCCGCGAGCTCGCGCGGCTGCCGCTCGATCCGCGGGTCGGGCGGATGATCCTCGGCGCGCGCGACCAGCAGGCGCTGCGCGAAGTGCTGATCATCGCGAGCGCGCTGTCGGTGCAGGACCCGCGCGACCGGCCGATCGACGCGCAGGAGCAGGCCGACCAGGCGCACCGCCGCTTCGCCGACGAGCGCTCGGAATTCCTGCAGTGGCTGAAGATCTGGGCGTGGTTCGAGGAAGCGGTCGCGCACAAGAGGTCGAACCGCCAGCTGATCGACGCGTGCCGCCAGAATTTCCTGTCGCACCTGCGCCTGCGCGAATGGCGCGACGTGCATTCGCAGCTCCTGACCGTCGTGCGCGAGCACGGCTGGCGGCTGAACGACGCGGAAGCGACATACGAGCAGATCCATCTGGCCCTGATGACGGGCCTGCTCGGCAACCTCGGGCTGAAGGCCGACGACGAGCCGCACTATCTCGGCGCGCGCGGGATCAAGTTCTTCCTGTGGCCGGGCTCGGCGCTCGCGAAGAAGGCGGGACGCTGGGTGATGGCGGCCGAGCTGGTCGAGACGAGCCGGCTGTACGCGCGCTGCCTCGCGAAGATCGAGCCGGAATGGATCGAGAAGGTCGGCGCGCATCTGCTGAAGAAGGCGCTGTCGGAGCCGCACTGGGAAAAGCGCCCGGCGCAGGTGAGCGCATTCGAGCGCGCGACGCTGTACGGCTTGCCGGTCTACCACCGGCGGCGCGTCGCGTTCGGCAGGCAGGACCCGGCGCGCGCGCGCGAGCTGTTCATCCGCGGCGCGCTCGTCGAAGGCGAGTTCGACACGAAGCTCGCGTTCTTCGCGCACAACCGCAAGCTGCTCGCCGACATCGAGCAGCTCGAGCACAAGTCGCGCCGGCAGGACGTGCTGGTCGACGACGAGCTGATCTACGCGTTCTACGACCAGGCGCTTCCGGAAGGCATCCACACGGGCGCCGCGTTCGAGCGCTGGTATCGCGACGAGGTGAAGAAGGGCGGCCAGCCGGACGACAAGCTGCGCCTGCTGTACCTGTCGCGCGACGACCTGATGCGCCACGAGGCGGCGGGCGTGACGACCGAGCTGTTCCCGAAGCGCGCGACGATGGCGGGCGTCGAGATGGCGCTCACGTATCACTTCGAGCCGGGCGCGCCGCGCGACGGCGTGACGCTCGCGGTGCCGCTCTACGCGCTGAACCAGGTCGATGCGCGCCGCTGCGAGTGGCTCGTGCCGGGGATGCTGAAGGAGAAGGTGCAGCTGCTGCTGAAGTCGCTGCCGCAGAAGCTGCGCCGGCACTGCGTGCCGCTGCCCGACTATGCGGCCGGCTTCGTCGAGCGCATGGGGCGCGAGCGCTTCGGTGCGGGCGGGCTCGTCGAGGCGCTGATCGCCGACGTGCGCGCGCAGACGCAGGTCATGATGAAGACGGGCGATTTCAAGCTCGAGACGCTGCCCGCGCACCTGTTCATGAACTTCAAGGTGATCGACGAGCACGGCCGCCAGCTCGCGATGGGGCGCAATCTCGCGCAGCTGCGCAGCGAACTCGGCGCGCAGGCGCAGCAGCAGTTCCAGAAAATCGCCGCGGCGGCGACGATCACGGCCGGCGGCGACGCCGATGCGGCCCCGTCCGCGGCGCCGTCCGCCGGCGCGGGCGCCGCGCCGGGCGGCAAGGGCGGCGGCAAGATCGGGAAGGGCGCACCGCCGCAGGCGGCCGCCCCGGCGGAAGCCGGTGCGACGGCGCTCTACGAGAACCTGACGACCTGGAATTTCGGCAAGCTGCCCGAGCTGCTGGAAATCCGCCGGCGCGGGCAGACGCTGTTCGGCTACCCGGCGCTCGTCGACCGCGGCGCGCATTGCGACGTCGAGGTGTTCGATTCGCCGGAGGAAGCCGCGCGCATCCACCGCGCGGGGCTGCGGCGGCTGTTCGCGCTGCAGCTGAAGGAGCCGATCAAGTATCTGGAGAAGAACCTGCCGGGCCTGCGCGAGATGGCGATGCAGTACATGTCGCTCGGCACGCAGGACGAGCTGCGCGACCAGCTGATCGACACCGCGCTCGACCGCGCGTGCCTGCAGGACCCGCTGCCCGTCGACGACGCGAGCTTCCACGCGCGCCGCGACGAGGGCCGCAGCCGCCTGAACCTGCTCGCGCAGGAGATCGCGCGGCTCGTCGGGCAGATCCTCGCCGAATACGCGGGGCTCGCGAAGAAGCTCGCGCAGGCGAAGCCGTTCGCGCAGGCGCACGCGGACCTGCAGCAGCAGCTCGCCGCGCTGGTCGGCAAGCGCTTCGTGATCGACACGCCTTACGTTCAGCTTGCGCACTTCCCGCGCTACCTGAAGGGGATCGCGCTGCGGATCGACAAGCTGAAGGCCGATCCGGCCCGCGACGCGAAGCAGTTCGGCGACCTGCAGCCGCTCGTCCAGCAATACCAGCGCGCGGTGTCGCAGCGCGGCGGCGTCGCCGATGCGCGCCTCGCGGAGTTCCGCTGGCTGCTCGAGGAGCTGCGGATCTCGCTGTTCGCGCAGGAGCTGCGCACGCCGATGCCGGTGTCGGTCAAGCGGCTGCACAAGGTCTGGGAATCGATGCAACGCTAG
- a CDS encoding sterol desaturase family protein, translating to MLHLIDAFVSDIQTWLYVDVVQPLLFKFNLMDYDEDTYDALYWVIVGALQIVAMFVLLRPLEALRPVEKWTNRKAVRVDVIYTLIAKLGIYSLFFFFALQPLFDNFQAWLRLHGIANFNLDYLWPGVTSQPIVTFAIYVVVLDFAGYWYHRWQHKIGIWWELHAVHHSQRQMSLWCDDRNHLLDDVIQSCFFAAIALVIGVSPSQFVVLTALTNFAQSIQHTNARLSFGWLGERLLVSPTFHRRHHAVGYGHEGTKYGCNFGVLFPWWDMMFGTASWNRTVEPTGIREQIEGVSYGEGFWAQHGLAFVRIFRRLVPAKRGAASA from the coding sequence ATGCTGCACCTGATCGACGCGTTCGTGTCGGATATCCAGACCTGGCTGTACGTCGACGTCGTGCAGCCGCTCCTCTTCAAGTTCAACCTGATGGACTACGACGAGGATACTTACGACGCGCTCTACTGGGTGATCGTCGGCGCGCTGCAGATCGTCGCGATGTTCGTGCTGCTGCGCCCGCTCGAGGCGCTGCGGCCGGTCGAGAAATGGACGAACCGCAAGGCGGTGCGGGTCGACGTGATCTACACGCTGATCGCGAAGCTCGGCATCTACTCGCTGTTCTTCTTCTTCGCGCTGCAGCCGCTGTTCGACAACTTCCAGGCGTGGCTGCGCCTGCACGGCATCGCGAACTTCAACCTCGACTACCTGTGGCCGGGGGTAACGTCGCAGCCGATCGTCACGTTCGCGATCTACGTCGTCGTGCTCGACTTCGCCGGCTACTGGTATCACCGCTGGCAGCACAAGATCGGCATCTGGTGGGAGCTGCACGCGGTGCATCACAGCCAGCGGCAGATGTCGCTGTGGTGCGACGACCGCAACCACCTGCTCGACGACGTGATCCAGTCGTGCTTCTTCGCGGCGATCGCGCTCGTGATCGGTGTGTCGCCGTCGCAGTTCGTCGTGCTGACCGCGCTGACCAACTTCGCGCAGAGCATCCAGCACACCAATGCGCGGCTGTCGTTCGGCTGGCTCGGCGAGCGCCTGCTCGTCAGCCCGACGTTCCATCGCCGTCATCACGCGGTCGGCTACGGGCACGAAGGCACCAAGTACGGCTGCAACTTCGGCGTGCTGTTCCCGTGGTGGGACATGATGTTCGGCACCGCGTCGTGGAACCGCACGGTCGAGCCGACCGGCATCCGCGAGCAGATCGAGGGCGTGTCGTACGGCGAGGGCTTCTGGGCGCAGCACGGTCTCGCGTTCGTGCGGATCTTCCGGCGCCTCGTCCCCGCGAAGCGCGGCGCGGCGTCGGCCTGA
- a CDS encoding EI24 domain-containing protein, with product MNDLLRSFVRALASALHPRMLWLTLMPFVVSALFWGVLLWFAWQTLVDAARGALDGFALTTALYRVFDLIGLSQLHAVVAPFVVVALAVPLIVLTVLLLIASISMPVVVKYLSSRQFAALEMKRGGTFVGSMFNALWTAFAGIAAFVVTLPLWLIPPFFALLPPVIGGWITYRVMTYDALAEHASRDERRALVRRHRWPLIGIGVATGFLGTLPTFIWVSSVWMMVLFPFVAAAMIWVYAFILVFSALWFGHYCLRALEDLRATPRATTIDMGQA from the coding sequence ATGAACGACTTGCTGCGTTCCTTCGTCCGGGCACTCGCGAGCGCGCTGCACCCGCGGATGCTCTGGCTCACCCTGATGCCGTTCGTCGTCTCCGCGTTGTTCTGGGGCGTCCTGCTGTGGTTTGCGTGGCAGACGCTCGTCGACGCCGCGCGCGGCGCGCTCGACGGCTTCGCGCTGACGACGGCGCTCTACCGGGTGTTCGATCTGATCGGGCTGTCGCAGCTGCATGCGGTCGTCGCGCCGTTCGTCGTCGTGGCGCTCGCGGTGCCGCTGATCGTGCTGACGGTGCTGCTGCTGATCGCGTCGATTTCGATGCCGGTGGTGGTCAAGTACCTGTCGAGCCGCCAGTTCGCGGCGCTCGAGATGAAGCGCGGCGGCACCTTCGTCGGCAGCATGTTCAACGCGTTGTGGACGGCGTTCGCCGGCATCGCGGCGTTCGTCGTCACGCTGCCGCTGTGGCTGATCCCGCCGTTCTTCGCGCTGCTGCCGCCGGTGATCGGGGGCTGGATCACGTATCGGGTGATGACCTACGACGCGCTCGCGGAGCACGCGAGCCGCGACGAACGCCGCGCGCTCGTGCGGCGGCACCGCTGGCCGCTGATCGGCATCGGCGTCGCGACCGGCTTTCTCGGCACGCTGCCGACCTTCATCTGGGTGTCGTCGGTCTGGATGATGGTGTTGTTTCCGTTCGTCGCGGCGGCGATGATCTGGGTTTACGCGTTCATTCTGGTTTTTTCGGCGCTGTGGTTCGGCCATTACTGCCTGCGCGCGCTGGAGGACCTGCGCGCGACGCCGCGCGCCACCACCATCGACATGGGGCAGGCATGA
- a CDS encoding competence/damage-inducible protein A, whose product MSIGIIIIGDEILSGRRQDKHLAKLIELLGARGLALDWAEYVGDDPARITATLARAFAAGDIVFSTGGIGATPDDHTRQCAAAALGVPLELHPDAKPLIQERIREMHTDPDQPIDFDSPENQHRLNMGVFPRGATIIPNGYNRIPGFSVGDVHFVPGFPVMAWPMIEWVLDTRYAHLHHATPHAERSLYVFELPESTLTPLMEKIERDFPGVRVFSLPSVGDAERGGIYARRHIDLGVKGEPEAVAAAFVKLREGVHLLGGDVVEPDAPRA is encoded by the coding sequence ATGAGTATCGGCATCATCATCATCGGCGACGAAATCCTTTCCGGCCGCCGGCAGGACAAGCATCTCGCGAAGCTCATCGAGCTGCTCGGCGCGCGCGGCCTCGCGCTCGACTGGGCCGAGTACGTCGGCGACGATCCGGCGCGGATCACCGCGACGCTCGCCCGCGCGTTCGCGGCAGGCGACATCGTGTTCTCGACGGGCGGCATCGGCGCGACGCCGGACGACCATACGCGCCAGTGCGCGGCCGCGGCGCTCGGCGTGCCGCTCGAACTGCATCCGGACGCGAAGCCGCTGATCCAGGAGCGCATCCGCGAGATGCACACCGACCCGGACCAGCCGATCGATTTCGACTCGCCGGAAAACCAGCACCGGCTCAACATGGGCGTGTTTCCGCGCGGCGCGACGATCATCCCGAACGGCTACAACCGGATTCCGGGCTTCTCGGTCGGCGACGTCCATTTCGTGCCGGGCTTCCCGGTGATGGCGTGGCCGATGATCGAGTGGGTGCTCGACACGCGCTATGCGCACCTGCATCACGCGACGCCGCACGCGGAGCGCTCGCTGTACGTGTTCGAGCTGCCGGAATCGACGCTCACGCCGCTGATGGAGAAGATCGAGCGCGATTTTCCGGGCGTGCGGGTGTTCAGCCTGCCGAGCGTCGGCGATGCGGAGCGGGGCGGGATCTACGCGCGCCGCCATATCGACCTCGGCGTGAAGGGCGAGCCGGAAGCGGTCGCGGCCGCGTTCGTGAAGCTGCGCGAAGGCGTGCACCTGCTCGGCGGCGATGTCGTCGAGCCCGATGCGCCGCGGGCGTGA
- a CDS encoding rhodanese-like domain-containing protein, producing the protein MSTLEQLYAKADERRAQGALNYAGALLPAEAFELLQLDPSARLVDVRTRAELDWVGRPLVGDGQYLHLEWTRYPGGVPNAEFVDQLKAAVEPGAPVLFLCRSAARSKLAALAATQAGYTKAFDLLEGFEGAKDAEGHRKTVEGWCFRKLPWIGA; encoded by the coding sequence ATGAGTACGCTCGAACAGCTTTACGCGAAGGCCGACGAACGCCGCGCCCAAGGCGCGCTGAACTATGCCGGCGCGCTGCTGCCGGCCGAGGCATTCGAACTGCTGCAGCTCGACCCGTCGGCGCGCCTCGTGGACGTGCGCACCCGCGCCGAGCTGGACTGGGTCGGCCGCCCGCTCGTCGGCGACGGCCAGTACCTGCATCTCGAATGGACCCGCTACCCGGGCGGCGTGCCGAATGCCGAATTCGTCGACCAGTTGAAGGCGGCCGTCGAACCCGGCGCACCGGTGCTGTTCCTGTGCCGCAGCGCCGCGCGCTCGAAACTCGCCGCGCTCGCCGCCACGCAGGCCGGCTACACGAAGGCGTTCGACCTGCTCGAAGGCTTCGAGGGCGCGAAGGACGCCGAAGGCCACCGCAAGACGGTCGAAGGCTGGTGCTTCCGGAAACTGCCGTGGATCGGCGCCTGA